A single region of the Rathayibacter rathayi genome encodes:
- the guaB gene encoding IMP dehydrogenase — MDQPDPFGFLGLTYDDVMLLPGHTDVIPSEADTASRLTKRISVATPLLSAAMDTVTEARMAIAMARHGGLGVLHRNLSIADQADQVDRVKRSESGMVSNPATTTPDATVAQVDELCGQYRISGLPVVDSTGVLVGIITNRDMRFVSPFEKATTLVRDVMTSSGLITGRVGIPDSEVIALFAQHKIEKLPLVDAQGKLAGLITVKDFDKSEQYPNATKDDEGRLRVGAAIGFFGDAWQRAAALLDAGVDVIVVDTANGDSAGVLDIIRRLKSDSAFAGVDVIGGNVATRSGAQALVDAGADAIKVGVGPGSICTTRVVAGVGVPQVTAVYEASLAARESGVPVIADGGLQYSGDIAKALVAGADTVMLGSLLAGCEESPGDLVFHNGKQFKTYRGMGSLGALQTRGERTSYSKDRYFQSDVPTDDKLIAEGIEGQVPYRGPLANVAYQLAGGLRQSMFYVGARTIPELKARGKFVRITAAGLKESHPHDVQMVVEAPNYRR, encoded by the coding sequence ATGGACCAGCCGGATCCCTTCGGATTCCTCGGACTCACCTACGACGACGTCATGCTCCTCCCAGGGCATACCGACGTCATTCCGAGCGAGGCCGACACAGCCTCCCGCCTCACCAAGCGCATCAGTGTGGCGACTCCACTCCTCTCGGCCGCGATGGACACCGTCACCGAGGCGCGCATGGCAATCGCTATGGCGCGTCACGGCGGCCTCGGTGTCCTGCACCGCAATCTCTCCATCGCCGACCAGGCTGACCAGGTCGACCGGGTGAAGCGCAGCGAGTCGGGCATGGTCTCGAACCCCGCCACGACCACTCCGGACGCCACCGTCGCCCAGGTCGACGAGCTCTGCGGGCAGTACCGGATCAGCGGTCTCCCCGTTGTCGACTCGACCGGCGTTCTGGTGGGCATCATCACCAACCGCGACATGCGGTTCGTCTCGCCCTTCGAGAAGGCGACCACTCTCGTGCGCGATGTGATGACCAGCTCCGGCCTGATCACGGGGCGCGTCGGCATCCCCGACAGCGAGGTCATCGCGCTCTTCGCGCAGCACAAAATCGAGAAGCTGCCCCTCGTCGACGCGCAGGGCAAGCTCGCAGGCCTCATCACCGTCAAGGATTTCGACAAGTCGGAGCAGTACCCCAACGCGACCAAGGACGACGAGGGCCGCCTGCGGGTCGGCGCCGCTATCGGCTTCTTCGGCGACGCCTGGCAGCGGGCCGCCGCTCTGCTCGACGCGGGAGTCGACGTGATCGTCGTCGACACCGCCAACGGCGACTCCGCCGGCGTGCTCGACATCATCCGCCGCTTGAAGTCCGACTCCGCTTTCGCCGGCGTCGACGTCATCGGCGGCAACGTCGCTACCCGCTCGGGAGCGCAGGCCCTCGTCGATGCGGGAGCCGACGCCATCAAGGTCGGAGTCGGACCCGGCTCGATCTGCACCACCCGCGTCGTCGCCGGCGTCGGCGTGCCGCAGGTCACCGCGGTCTACGAGGCGTCCCTCGCCGCACGCGAGTCCGGAGTCCCCGTGATCGCCGACGGCGGCCTCCAGTACTCCGGCGACATCGCGAAGGCGCTCGTCGCCGGCGCCGACACCGTCATGCTCGGCTCGCTCCTCGCGGGCTGCGAGGAGAGCCCCGGCGACCTCGTGTTCCACAACGGTAAGCAGTTCAAGACCTACCGCGGCATGGGCTCCCTCGGCGCGTTGCAGACCCGCGGCGAGCGCACCTCCTACTCGAAGGACCGCTACTTTCAGTCCGACGTCCCCACCGACGACAAGCTGATCGCCGAGGGCATCGAGGGCCAGGTGCCCTACCGCGGCCCGCTCGCGAACGTGGCCTACCAGCTCGCCGGCGGACTCCGCCAGTCGATGTTCTACGTCGGAGCCCGCACCATCCCGGAGCTGAAGGCGCGCGGAAAGTTCGTACGGATCACGGCGGCGGGGCTCAAGGAGTCGCACCCGCACGACGTGCAGATGGTGGTGGAGGCGCCGAACTACCGGCGCTGA
- a CDS encoding SURF1 family cytochrome oxidase biogenesis protein, with amino-acid sequence MMQSTLWQVARRPRWIAALLLALLVAGLFAGLGQWQVGRAVEAAAPDSGVSETTLPLREVATPSRSITATADGQRVEGSSAFVPGGAEILGGRLNGEQPGWWVIARTRTADADLVLAYGWTRDQARAQSVADALNSGREQAPSSFSGRLVANEAAEAPAEGLDPTTLTALSIPALVNRWPDPPRDVYLGYVVIDEPVAGLAAIDSPARVSDVSLNWLNVFYAIEWAVFAGFALYLWFRLVKDAWEREAEEALDAEERARAAGAGSPAPAS; translated from the coding sequence ATGATGCAGAGCACGCTCTGGCAGGTGGCCAGGCGCCCGCGCTGGATCGCCGCGCTGCTGCTCGCGCTCCTGGTTGCCGGGCTTTTCGCTGGGCTGGGCCAGTGGCAGGTCGGCCGTGCGGTCGAGGCCGCCGCGCCCGACTCCGGAGTGTCGGAGACGACGCTCCCGCTCCGGGAGGTCGCGACCCCCTCCCGCTCGATTACGGCCACCGCCGACGGCCAGCGCGTGGAGGGTTCCTCCGCGTTCGTGCCGGGCGGAGCCGAGATCCTTGGTGGCCGCCTCAACGGCGAGCAGCCCGGCTGGTGGGTGATCGCCCGCACCCGAACCGCCGACGCCGATCTGGTGCTCGCCTACGGCTGGACTCGGGACCAGGCGCGGGCGCAGTCGGTCGCGGACGCGCTGAACAGTGGACGCGAGCAGGCACCCTCCTCCTTCTCCGGCCGCCTCGTCGCGAACGAGGCCGCCGAGGCACCGGCCGAGGGCCTGGACCCGACGACGCTCACCGCGCTCTCGATCCCCGCGCTCGTGAACCGTTGGCCGGACCCGCCGCGGGACGTCTATCTGGGCTATGTCGTCATCGACGAGCCGGTCGCGGGCCTGGCGGCCATTGACTCCCCGGCTCGCGTCAGCGACGTCTCGCTGAACTGGCTCAACGTCTTCTACGCGATCGAGTGGGCCGTGTTCGCCGGCTTCGCCCTCTACCTCTGGTTCCGCCTGGTCAAGGACGCCTGGGAGCGCGAGGCCGAGGAGGCGCTCGACGCCGAGGAGCGCGCCCGGGCCGCCGGGGCCGGGTCGCCCGCCCCCGCATCGTAA
- a CDS encoding cation:proton antiporter, translating to MHHGEDLIVLGLLFVVAYVLGRLGRTIGLPAIPIYMVVGLLASPNFPLFPLDFEPSYIELTAVFGLILLLFNLGLEFDQDEFFGNAVRLILSGGSYIAVNMAVGLGFGFALGWGSREALIIAGITATSSSAIVTKLLIELKRLANPETPMILGVTVVEDIFIAVYLAIVSVVLSGETEPWPVVLKLFIAFAFLVVMFSVARWGGKVVSRLFRTRDDELFTILFFGLALLFGGIGEVLGVTDAIGAFLIGLVIGATRFRSRVEHIAIPLRDVFGAFFFVNFGLGLDPGAFPSVVVPVLIAAVMTIVLNLGAGQFVAWLNKLGPRAGLNAAFILHNRGEFALILATLSLSAGLDERIQPFAGLYVLIMAIVGPILASRSESIGALLSRRRHHAAPAAMSAMDDEDFALVEAAMAAPAATAEEAFAPPRRPAEPDELDDEFPDPMRQVLIDQAMQQSDGADDSRPRRPREPDY from the coding sequence ATGCACCACGGCGAAGACCTCATCGTCCTCGGCCTCCTGTTCGTCGTCGCCTACGTCCTGGGCCGTCTGGGGAGGACGATCGGGCTCCCGGCCATCCCGATCTACATGGTCGTCGGGCTCCTCGCGAGTCCGAACTTCCCACTGTTCCCGCTGGACTTCGAGCCGAGCTACATCGAGCTGACCGCGGTCTTCGGCCTGATCCTGCTGCTGTTCAACCTCGGCCTCGAGTTCGACCAGGACGAGTTCTTCGGCAACGCCGTGCGGCTGATCCTCTCCGGCGGCTCGTACATCGCGGTCAACATGGCCGTTGGCCTGGGCTTCGGCTTCGCGCTGGGCTGGGGGAGTCGTGAGGCGCTGATCATCGCCGGCATCACGGCCACGAGTTCGAGCGCGATCGTCACCAAGCTGCTGATCGAGCTCAAGCGCCTGGCGAATCCCGAGACGCCGATGATCCTGGGCGTGACCGTGGTCGAGGACATCTTCATCGCGGTGTACCTGGCGATCGTGTCCGTCGTGCTCTCGGGCGAGACCGAGCCGTGGCCGGTCGTGCTGAAGCTGTTCATAGCGTTCGCGTTCCTCGTCGTGATGTTCTCGGTCGCCCGCTGGGGCGGGAAGGTCGTCTCACGCCTCTTCCGCACCCGCGACGATGAGCTGTTCACCATCCTGTTCTTCGGCCTCGCCCTTCTTTTCGGCGGGATCGGCGAGGTCCTCGGAGTGACGGACGCGATCGGCGCGTTCCTGATCGGTCTCGTGATCGGAGCGACGCGGTTCCGCTCCCGGGTCGAGCACATCGCGATCCCATTGCGCGACGTGTTCGGCGCCTTCTTCTTCGTCAACTTCGGGCTGGGGCTTGACCCGGGTGCGTTCCCGAGCGTGGTAGTCCCGGTGCTGATTGCCGCGGTGATGACGATCGTGCTCAATCTTGGCGCCGGGCAGTTCGTCGCGTGGCTGAACAAGCTCGGGCCGCGTGCGGGATTGAATGCGGCGTTCATCCTGCACAACCGCGGCGAATTCGCGCTCATCCTCGCGACACTCTCGCTCTCGGCCGGGCTCGACGAGCGGATTCAGCCCTTCGCGGGCCTGTACGTGCTGATCATGGCGATCGTGGGACCGATCCTGGCCTCGCGCTCCGAGAGCATCGGCGCGCTGCTCTCGCGCAGGAGGCATCACGCGGCACCGGCGGCGATGTCGGCGATGGACGACGAGGACTTCGCGCTCGTGGAGGCCGCGATGGCCGCACCCGCCGCCACCGCCGAGGAGGCCTTCGCTCCTCCGAGACGCCCCGCGGAGCCGGACGAGCTGGACGACGAGTTTCCCGATCCGATGCGGCAGGTCTTGATCGACCAGGCGATGCAGCAGTCCGACGGTGCCGACGACTCCCGCCCCCGCCGCCCGCGGGAGCCGGACTACTGA
- a CDS encoding ABC transporter ATP-binding protein, whose product MPKTPVSDITEETIVPGVRKKDPIVVADNVSRRFGGLTAVDVAHLEIPRGSITALIGPNGAGKTTFFNLLTGFDKPNTGKWNFKGKNLANVPAYRVSRMGMVRTFQLTKALGGMTVLENMLLGAKGQKGENIFTSLIRPLWSKEEDTIEQRAIRLLEKFKLDTKRDDYASSLSGGQKKLLEMARALMSEPELVMLDEPMAGVNPALTQSLLGHIVNLKDEGMTVLFVEHDMHMVNTIADWVIVMAEGKVVAEGPPSTVMNDPAVIDAYLGAHHDTDLGTIEGQLEVAEEMDSDLVREDVERRAEQAGIPTPGPDTPTGAPTSAPTSVAPTTDSPAIEFEKDEK is encoded by the coding sequence TTGCCTAAGACGCCGGTCTCGGACATCACCGAGGAAACAATCGTCCCCGGGGTGAGAAAGAAGGACCCCATCGTCGTCGCCGACAACGTCAGCCGCCGCTTCGGCGGTCTGACGGCGGTCGACGTCGCCCACCTCGAGATCCCTCGCGGATCCATCACCGCCCTGATCGGCCCGAACGGGGCCGGTAAGACCACGTTCTTCAATCTGCTGACGGGCTTCGACAAACCCAACACCGGGAAGTGGAACTTCAAGGGGAAGAACCTCGCCAACGTCCCGGCCTACCGGGTGTCGCGGATGGGCATGGTACGCACTTTCCAGCTCACCAAGGCGCTCGGCGGCATGACGGTACTCGAGAACATGCTGCTCGGCGCGAAGGGGCAAAAGGGCGAGAACATCTTCACCTCGCTCATCCGCCCACTGTGGTCGAAGGAGGAGGACACGATCGAGCAGCGCGCGATCCGCCTGCTGGAGAAGTTCAAGCTCGACACGAAGCGGGACGATTATGCCTCGAGCCTGTCGGGCGGTCAGAAGAAGCTCCTCGAGATGGCGCGCGCGCTGATGTCGGAGCCCGAGCTGGTCATGCTGGACGAGCCGATGGCGGGTGTGAACCCGGCGCTGACCCAGTCGCTCCTGGGCCACATCGTGAACCTGAAGGACGAAGGCATGACCGTGCTTTTCGTCGAGCACGACATGCACATGGTCAACACCATCGCCGACTGGGTGATCGTGATGGCCGAGGGCAAGGTCGTCGCTGAGGGTCCGCCCTCCACGGTGATGAACGACCCGGCCGTGATCGACGCCTACCTGGGCGCTCACCACGACACCGACCTTGGCACGATCGAGGGCCAGCTCGAGGTCGCTGAGGAGATGGACTCCGACCTCGTCCGCGAGGACGTGGAGCGGCGAGCGGAGCAGGCCGGTATTCCGACTCCGGGCCCCGACACTCCGACCGGCGCCCCGACATCCGCACCGACGAGCGTCGCCCCGACGACGGACTCTCCCGCTATCGAATTCGAGAAGGACGAGAAATGA
- a CDS encoding DUF3817 domain-containing protein — MPLEPKPAQFPAIRSALRFYRVTSIITGVMLLLLCAEMLLKYVLHLELFAFGQQGVLHVAPMYEVPGGEYRSSGTGANVSTGILIAHGWFYVVYLFADFRLWSLMRWPFARFVLIALGGVVPTLSFIVETRIAREVEQYLQRRSANTDPNTPTDSVEAPH; from the coding sequence ATGCCCCTCGAGCCCAAGCCTGCGCAGTTCCCTGCGATCCGGAGCGCGCTGCGCTTCTACCGGGTGACCTCGATCATCACCGGCGTCATGCTGCTCCTGCTCTGCGCCGAGATGCTCCTGAAGTACGTCCTCCACCTCGAGCTGTTCGCGTTCGGCCAGCAGGGCGTGCTGCACGTCGCCCCGATGTATGAGGTTCCGGGGGGCGAGTACAGGTCGAGCGGCACCGGCGCGAACGTCTCGACGGGCATCCTGATCGCGCACGGATGGTTCTACGTCGTCTACCTCTTCGCCGACTTCCGCCTGTGGAGCCTGATGCGCTGGCCGTTCGCCCGCTTTGTCCTGATCGCGCTGGGAGGCGTGGTGCCAACCCTCTCCTTCATTGTCGAGACTCGTATCGCCCGCGAAGTTGAGCAGTACCTCCAGCGCCGGAGCGCCAACACTGACCCGAATACCCCGACCGACTCCGTGGAGGCCCCCCATTAG
- a CDS encoding cation:proton antiporter regulatory subunit: protein MVEVRRVKLPGVGVLHTFLTADGGKVGVIAHRSGHSDLITFAEGDQDGAKVSLRLSDDEAHTLAELLGGTQITESLTALDQIPGLSIDWFTVDYDDHIAGQQLGKPADRGIVGLTVVAVVRGDAANPAPAPDFRVFPGDTLVVAGSPEKVAKAFAFFRTGSFAKTVDAPPGA from the coding sequence ATGGTCGAGGTCCGCAGGGTCAAGCTGCCCGGTGTCGGAGTGCTGCACACGTTCCTGACGGCCGACGGTGGCAAGGTCGGCGTGATCGCGCACCGGTCGGGGCACAGCGACCTGATCACCTTCGCCGAGGGGGACCAGGACGGCGCCAAGGTGTCGCTCCGTTTGAGCGATGACGAGGCGCACACACTCGCGGAGCTGCTCGGCGGTACGCAGATCACCGAGTCGCTGACCGCGCTCGACCAGATCCCCGGCCTCTCGATAGATTGGTTCACCGTCGACTACGACGACCACATCGCCGGTCAGCAGCTCGGCAAGCCCGCCGACCGCGGGATCGTCGGCCTCACCGTCGTCGCCGTCGTCCGCGGGGACGCCGCGAATCCGGCGCCGGCCCCCGACTTCCGGGTCTTCCCGGGCGACACCCTCGTGGTCGCGGGCAGCCCCGAGAAGGTCGCCAAGGCGTTTGCCTTCTTCCGCACCGGCAGCTTCGCCAAGACGGTCGACGCCCCGCCCGGAGCCTGA
- a CDS encoding GuaB3 family IMP dehydrogenase-related protein — translation MEIEIGRAKRARRAYAFDDIAVVPSRRTRDPEVVSVKWSIDAYQFATPILAAPMDSVVSPATAIRLGHLGALGVLDLEGLWTRYEDPEPLLAEIRQLPAESATQRMQEIYSAPIRPELVTARLAEIRAAGVIVAGALSPQRTAELYQSVVDAGVDVFVIRGTTVSAEHVSRNTEPLNLKKFIYELDVPVIVGGASTYTAALHLMRTGAAGVLVGFGGGAASTTRTMLGIQAPMATAVADVAGARRDYLDESGGRYVHVIADGGLGTSGDIVKAVAVGADAVMLGSALARATDAPGGGWHWGAEAHHPQLPRGRRVEVGTVGTLEQVLYGPATGADGTANLIGALRRSMATTGYSDLKEFQRVEVVVAPYQPS, via the coding sequence ATGGAGATCGAGATCGGGCGCGCCAAGCGTGCCCGCCGCGCGTATGCCTTCGACGACATCGCCGTCGTTCCGAGCCGCCGGACGCGCGACCCCGAGGTCGTGTCGGTGAAGTGGTCGATCGACGCGTACCAGTTCGCAACGCCGATCCTCGCGGCGCCGATGGACTCGGTGGTCTCGCCGGCGACGGCGATCCGGCTCGGGCACTTGGGCGCGCTCGGCGTCCTCGACCTTGAGGGCCTATGGACGCGCTACGAGGACCCGGAACCGCTGCTCGCGGAGATCCGGCAGTTACCCGCCGAGTCGGCGACGCAGCGGATGCAGGAAATTTACTCCGCACCGATCCGCCCCGAGTTGGTCACCGCACGCCTGGCCGAGATTCGGGCGGCGGGTGTCATCGTCGCCGGAGCGCTGTCACCGCAGCGGACCGCGGAGCTGTACCAGAGCGTCGTCGACGCCGGTGTCGACGTGTTCGTCATCCGTGGCACGACCGTCTCGGCCGAGCACGTCTCCCGCAACACCGAGCCGTTGAACCTCAAGAAGTTCATCTACGAGCTGGACGTGCCCGTCATCGTCGGTGGCGCCTCCACCTACACCGCGGCCCTGCACCTGATGCGTACCGGGGCGGCGGGCGTCCTGGTCGGTTTCGGGGGCGGCGCCGCCTCCACCACCCGCACCATGCTCGGCATTCAGGCCCCGATGGCGACCGCGGTCGCCGACGTCGCCGGCGCTCGCCGCGACTATCTCGACGAGTCGGGCGGGCGCTACGTGCATGTCATCGCGGATGGCGGCCTCGGCACCTCCGGCGACATCGTGAAGGCCGTCGCCGTCGGCGCGGACGCCGTCATGCTCGGCTCCGCACTCGCTCGCGCGACCGATGCTCCCGGCGGGGGTTGGCACTGGGGAGCAGAGGCGCACCACCCCCAGCTTCCGCGCGGCCGCCGCGTCGAGGTCGGCACGGTCGGCACCCTCGAGCAGGTCCTCTACGGCCCCGCCACCGGCGCCGACGGCACCGCGAACCTGATCGGTGCCCTCCGCCGCTCGATGGCAACCACCGGATACTCCGACCTGAAGGAGTTCCAGCGCGTCGAGGTCGTCGTAGCCCCCTACCAGCCGAGCTGA
- a CDS encoding branched-chain amino acid ABC transporter permease, with amino-acid sequence MDRTRSRLRDRLLALGVLAATLTGIAAAAPAALAATTADQSIIAWIRVQGTNENLTGVAVELGGDASATVTTGDDGRATFPLEAAGTYTVTVDEETLPADKGYPAAGQNPKQVKIVASQNQIVNFIVSTANPKGTGASVPVPTDSTAPTSPATEGTTGNDATNPDGTSNAVNQPVSADTFWIIFWPKVVTGLIFGLLIALAAIGASLIYGVTGLNNFAHGELVTFGALMAYLLSGVFGLPALLAIPIAVVLGGAFGFVQDGLLWKPLRKKGIQLIPLMIVTIGLSLALRYVFVFFFGADRLSLPNSTAPFFTVPELGISLKFTDIVGAVVGVVCIVGVAYVLTKTKIGKAMRAVSDNRALASASGINVERVIRVVWVMSGALAALAGVYIGYYQSLRWDTGASILLLIFAAITLGGLGSAYGALIGSLIIGLMMNISTIWIPENLKYVAPLILMIIILLVRPQGILGRKERIG; translated from the coding sequence GTGGATAGGACACGCTCGAGGCTCCGCGACCGGCTGCTCGCTCTGGGCGTGCTCGCCGCGACCCTGACCGGGATCGCTGCGGCGGCGCCTGCCGCACTCGCCGCCACCACCGCCGACCAGTCGATCATCGCCTGGATCCGTGTGCAGGGGACGAACGAGAATCTGACGGGGGTGGCCGTTGAGCTCGGCGGCGACGCCTCCGCAACCGTGACCACCGGCGACGACGGCCGGGCCACCTTTCCCCTCGAGGCCGCGGGTACCTACACGGTGACCGTCGACGAAGAGACCCTGCCCGCCGATAAGGGCTACCCCGCCGCAGGTCAGAACCCGAAGCAGGTGAAGATTGTCGCCTCGCAGAACCAGATCGTGAACTTCATCGTGTCGACCGCGAACCCGAAGGGCACCGGGGCGAGCGTCCCCGTGCCGACGGACTCCACCGCTCCGACGAGCCCCGCGACCGAAGGCACGACGGGGAACGACGCGACGAACCCCGACGGGACGTCCAACGCCGTGAACCAGCCGGTGTCGGCCGACACCTTCTGGATCATCTTCTGGCCCAAGGTCGTCACCGGCCTGATCTTCGGACTCCTGATCGCCCTCGCGGCAATCGGAGCCTCCCTGATCTACGGCGTGACTGGGCTGAACAACTTCGCCCACGGCGAGTTGGTCACCTTCGGCGCTCTGATGGCGTACCTCCTCTCCGGCGTCTTCGGGCTCCCGGCGCTGCTGGCCATCCCGATCGCGGTGGTCCTCGGCGGGGCCTTTGGCTTCGTCCAGGACGGACTGCTCTGGAAGCCGCTGCGGAAAAAGGGCATCCAGCTCATTCCACTGATGATCGTGACGATCGGCCTCTCGCTCGCGCTGCGCTATGTTTTTGTGTTCTTTTTCGGAGCCGACCGCCTCTCGCTGCCCAACAGCACCGCCCCGTTCTTCACGGTGCCCGAGCTGGGGATCAGCCTGAAATTCACCGATATCGTGGGAGCTGTCGTCGGCGTCGTCTGCATCGTCGGAGTCGCTTACGTCCTCACGAAGACCAAGATCGGCAAAGCGATGCGAGCGGTCTCGGACAACCGGGCCCTCGCCTCCGCATCGGGCATCAACGTGGAGCGCGTCATCCGCGTGGTCTGGGTGATGTCGGGGGCTCTCGCCGCGCTGGCGGGCGTCTACATCGGCTACTACCAGTCGCTGCGCTGGGACACCGGAGCGTCGATCCTGCTGCTGATCTTCGCGGCGATCACCCTCGGCGGACTCGGCTCCGCTTACGGAGCACTGATCGGCTCGCTCATCATCGGTTTGATGATGAACATCTCGACGATCTGGATCCCGGAGAACCTCAAGTATGTGGCTCCGCTCATCCTCATGATCATCATCCTTCTGGTCAGGCCGCAGGGAATCCTGGGCCGCAAGGAACGGATCGGCTAA
- a CDS encoding branched-chain amino acid ABC transporter permease, with protein sequence MNLNFIWLAIGQIVDPTVAAYALATIGLVIHFGFTGLLNFGQAGFMAVGGYAFAITSVKFEWPVWGSFLATIIAATVFALILGVPTLRLRADYLSIVTIAAAEIIRLSVKTPEFSAITGGSEGINGAAKAFNDLNPLPEGRWGIGVLTYSQDQWWVRIVGWGLVLLACLLVFLLMRSPWGRVIKGIREDEDAVRSLGKNVFSYKIQALILGGVLGGLAGALFILPRSLQPDNYGTQLTFFLYTIMLLGGAATVFGPVVGSIIFWVVLGLTDGLLTLGIDTGVLNNDLIRLTTVQTGPIRFIVVGVALMLLVIFRPQGIFGKKKDLHFA encoded by the coding sequence ATGAACCTCAACTTCATCTGGCTGGCGATCGGGCAGATCGTCGATCCCACCGTCGCCGCATATGCGTTGGCGACCATCGGCCTGGTCATCCACTTCGGATTCACGGGGCTGCTCAACTTCGGACAGGCCGGCTTCATGGCGGTGGGCGGCTACGCCTTCGCCATCACCTCAGTCAAGTTCGAATGGCCCGTCTGGGGCTCCTTCCTCGCGACGATCATTGCGGCCACCGTCTTCGCCCTCATCCTCGGAGTCCCGACGCTCCGGCTGCGAGCCGACTACCTCTCGATCGTGACGATCGCGGCGGCAGAGATCATCCGGCTCTCGGTCAAGACACCCGAGTTCTCGGCGATCACCGGCGGCTCCGAGGGCATCAACGGCGCGGCGAAGGCGTTTAACGACCTCAATCCGCTGCCGGAGGGCCGCTGGGGAATCGGCGTCCTCACCTACAGCCAGGACCAGTGGTGGGTGCGGATCGTCGGCTGGGGCCTCGTGCTCTTGGCCTGCCTCCTGGTCTTCCTCCTCATGCGCAGCCCGTGGGGCCGCGTCATCAAAGGCATCCGCGAGGACGAGGACGCCGTGCGCTCGCTCGGCAAGAACGTCTTCTCGTACAAGATCCAGGCGCTCATTCTGGGAGGCGTGCTGGGAGGCCTCGCGGGAGCGCTGTTCATCCTCCCCCGCTCTCTGCAGCCCGACAACTACGGCACCCAGCTCACATTCTTCCTCTACACGATCATGCTGCTGGGCGGTGCCGCGACGGTCTTCGGACCCGTCGTCGGCTCGATCATCTTCTGGGTCGTCCTCGGTCTGACCGACGGACTGCTCACGCTCGGGATCGACACCGGGGTCCTCAATAACGACCTCATCCGCCTCACCACCGTGCAAACCGGACCCATCCGGTTCATCGTGGTGGGGGTAGCCCTCATGCTCCTGGTGATCTTCAGACCCCAGGGGATCTTCGGCAAGAAGAAGGATCTGCACTTTGCCTAA